The following is a genomic window from Micromonospora cathayae.
GCCCTCGGTGCCACCAGCGACCTGGTGGTTCGCCTCGCCGGCGTCGATCCGAAGCCGCAACGCGACGAGATCAGCCCGGACGAGCTGCGGGACATCGTGGCCGGCAACCACGGGTTCACCAAGGAACAGCAGACCATCATCTCCGGCGCGGTGGAGATCGCCGACCGGCGGCTGCGGGCCGTGCTGGTACCCCGGTTGCAGGTCTTCTGCCTGGACAGCGGCACCACCGCGGAGGCCGCTCGGCTGGTGCTGGCCGCCTCGGGCCACTCCCGCGCCCCGGTGGTCCGGCACGGCGGCCTGGACGACGCGGTCGGCGTGCTCCACCTGCGGGACCTGGTCGGCGTACCGGACGACCGGCCGATCGACGAGTGTGCCCGCCCGCCGATGCTGCTGCCGGACTCGCTGCCGGTGGTGGACGCGCTGCGGCAGTTCAAGGCGGAACGGCAGCACATCGCCCTGGTGGTGGACGAGCGCGGCGCGGTCGACGGCATCGTCACCCTGGAGGACATCCTCGAGGAGATCGTCGGCGAGATCTACGACGAGACGGACCGGGACGTCCGGGCGGTCCGACCCGAGCCGGACGGCACGATCACGCTTCCCGGCACCTTCCCGGTGCACGACCTGACGGACATCGGGGTGGAACTGCCCGACCGGCCCGAGGGGGACTACACCACCATCGCCGGCCTGCTGCTGGCCTGCCTGGGGCACATCCCCACGGAGACCGGGGAGAACGTCACCATCGACGGTTGGCGGCTGGAGGTGGCCGCCATCGACCACCACGCCATCGCCCAGGTCCGCCTGTACCCCGGCCAGCAGCCCGAGCCCGCCACCACCGAACCGGTCCTGGACGCCGCCGACCGCTGAGCCGGCCCTCGCCGCCACCGATCGCCGATCGTCGGGCTGGTCCGGGCCTCGCTGGCCCTTGGCCCGCCCCCGGTCGCCGTCGCTGGCCGTCGGTCCCGGCCGGGTCGCTGCCGCTGGTCGTCGGTGCCGGCCGGGTCGTCGCCGCTGGCCGCCGTTCACGGCTGGCACCAGCGCTGGCCGTCGGCCCGGCCCGGTCGTCGTCGGCCGGTGGAACGGTCAGCGGTCGCTGAGGTTCTGCAACCTGACCTGCCCCCGGGACACCAGCCGCCCGGCGGTGTCGGTGATCTCCACCTGCCAGAGCTGCTGGCTGCGCCCACGGTGCACCGGCGTACCGACCGCGGTCAGCTCGCCGTCGCGTACCGCGCGCAGGAAGTCCGTCTGGTTGGAGACCCCGACGACCTGACCCCGGTCGCCGAGCCAGTGCGCGCCGCCGACGCTGGCCGCCGTCTCCACCACCGCGCAGTACACCCCGCCGTGCTGGATCCCGTACGGCTGGTGCAGCTCCGGGCGGACCCGCCAGCGGAGGACGACCCGGTCCCCGGTCACCTCGTCGAACTCGAGCCCCAGCAGGGCGACGAACCCACCGTTCATGTCGGGCTTCTCCACCGTGGCTCCTCCCGTCCGACGCGACGGCCAGCGTAGCCGGGGTGGTCGGTCCGGAATCCCGCTACGTCCGGCCGCCGGTGATGGGGGACAATCGGTGACCGTGACCGATAGCAGCCTCCCGCCATCCGGGCGGGACTCCCTGACCGACGACCTGCGGTGGCGGGGCCTGATCCAGGACTCCACCGACCCCGACGAGCTGCGCACGCTGCTCGACAGCGGGACGGCCACGTATTACGTCGGTTTCGACCCGACCGCGCCCAGCCTGCACGTCGGCCACCTGATGCAGGTCGTCACCGCGCGGCGGCTCCAGCTCGCCGGTCACCGGCCGCTGCTGCTGGTCGGGGGCGCGACCGGCCAGATCGGGGACCCGAAGGAGAGCGCCGAACGGTCGCTCAACCCACCCGAGGTGGTCTCCGGCTGGGTGCGCCGCATCCACGACCAGCTCGCGCCCTTCGTCTCGTACACCGGGGAGAACGCCGCCCGCCTGGTCAACAACCTGGACTGGACCGGCGAGATGTCGGTGGTCGAGTTCCTCCGCGACGTGGGCAAGCACTTCCCGGTCAACCGGATGCTGGCCCGCGAGGTGGTCAAGGCCCGGCTGGAGACCGGCATCAGCTTCACCGAGTTCAGTTACCAGCTCCTCCAGTCCAACGACTTCTTCGAGCTGCACCGCCGGTACGGCTGCCAGTTGCAGTTCGGTGGCTCCGACCAGTGGGGCAACATCTCCGCCGGGGTGGACTACGTCCGCCGCCGGGGGGCGGGTCCGGTGCAGGCGTTCACCACGCCGCTGGTGACGAGGTCCGACGGGACGAAGTTCGGCAAGACCGAGGGCGGGGCGGTCTGGCTCGACCCGGCGATGACCAGCCCGTACGCCTTCTACCAGTTCTGGGTGAACGTCGACGACCGGGACGTCGGCCCGTACCTGCGGTACTTCAGCTTCCGCTCGCGGGAGGAGCTGGAGGAACTGGAGAAGGCGACGGCCGAGCGTCCGGCGGCGCGGGCCGCCCAGCGGGCCCTGGCGGAGGAGCTGACCACCCTGGTGCACGGCGCGACCGAGGCCGCCCAGGCGGTCGCCGCCAGCCAGGCGCTGTTCGGCCGGGGGTCGCTGGACGAGCTGGCCGAGGAGACCCTGCGGGCCGCGCTGACCGAGGCCGGGCTGGCGCAGCTCACCGAGTTGCCGGATGTCGCCGGCCTGCTCCGGGACTCCGGCCTGGTCCCGAGCCTGAAGGAGGCCCGCCGGGTGATCGCCGAGGGCGGGGCGTACGTCAACAACAACCGGGTCACCGAGGTCGACGCGGTGGTCGGTCCGGAGGCGCTGCTGCACGGTCGCTTCCTGGTGCTGCGCCGCGGCAAGCGCTCGTTCGCCGGGGTTGAGCTGCAAAGATAGTCGTACGCCAATCATGTGATGCGGGACGCGCCCAGCGGATTTGACGATCAAACCGCTGGGCGCGTAACTTTCTCTCTGCCAGCGCGGAACGGACGAAACAGGGCGAAAAGCCTAAGAGGCCGGAGCGGAATGGCAGCGGGTCGCAGGGGTTGACTCCTCTGGGATCCGGCCCGGGTGGTGCACGGCAGGTCGATCCAGGGGGTCGATTTGGCGGTGCGGAACCGGCCGGGTAAGGTTGACGACCGGCAGGGAACCGGGCGAGCTAGCGGGAGACCGCAGCGGCCGGCCTACCGAAACCCACGGGTACGAACGGCGGAGACGCCGGGATGATTTGTGGTGCCTCAAATCGGATAGAAGCACGACAAAGCGCCACAGAGCGGTTTGACACGGCGGAAACGGTGAGGTAACGTAGTAGAAGTGCCCGGCGCGGAAGCGGCGGGGATCGGAACGGATTGCCCCGGATGGGGTCCTCCTGGTGGGAGGGTCTCGGATGGTGTGTGGTTGTTCTTTGAGAACTCAACAGGGTGCTTGATAAGCCAGTGCCAAGTAGTTTGATACCCCGCGCCGGCTGGACTGCTTCGGTGGTTTCGGTTGGTGGGGAGATTCCTTTGGCAACATTATGTTGCCGGGACGATTGTTCAACAAAAGTTTTTGTTGGAGAGTTTGATCCTGGCTCAGGACGAACGCTGGCGGCGTGCTTAACACATGCAAGTCGAGCGGAAAGGCCCTTCGGGGTACTCGAGCGGCGAACGGGTGAGTAACACGTGAGCAACCTGCCCCAGGCTTTGGGATAACCCCGGGAAACCGGGGCTAATACCGAATATGACCTTCGGTCGCATGACTGTTGGTGGAAAGTTCTTCGGCTTGGGATGGGCTCGCGGCCTATCAGCTTGTTGGTGGGGTGATGGCCTACCAAGGCGACGACGGGTAGCCGGCCTGAGAGGGCGACCGGCCACACTGGGACTGAGACACGGCCCAGACTCCTACGGGAGGCAGCAGTGGGGAATATTGCACAATGGGCGGAAGCCTGATGCAGCGACGCCGCGTGAGGGATGACGGCCTTCGGGTTGTAAACCTCTTTCAGCAGGGACGAAGCGTAAGTGACGGTACCTGCAGAAGAAGCACCGGCCAACTACGTGCCAGCAGCCGCGGTAAGACGTAGGGTGCGAGCGTTGTCCGGATTTATTGGGCGTAAAGAGCTCGTAGGCGGCTTGTCGCGTCGACTGTGAAAACCCGCAGCTCAACTGCGGGCCTGCAGTCGATACGGGCAGGCTAGAGTTCGGTAGGGGAGACTGGAATTCCTGGTGTAGCGGTGAAATGCGCAGATATCAGGAGGAACACCGGTGGCGAAGGCGGGTCTCTGGGCCGATACTGACGCTGAGGAGCGAAAGCGTGGGGAGCGAACAGGATTAGATACCCTGGTAGTCCACGCTGTAAACGTTGGGCGCTAGGTGTGGGGGGCCTCTCCGGTTCCCTGTGCCGCAGCTAACGCATTAAGCGCCCCGCCTGGGGAGTACGGCCGCAAGGCTAAAACTCAAAGGAATTGACGGGGGCCCGCACAAGCGGCGGAGCATGCGGATTAATTCGATGCAACGCGAAGAACCTTACCTGGGTTTGACATGGCCGCAAAACTGTCAGAGATGGCAGGTCCTTCGGGGGCGGTCACAGGTGGTGCATGGCTGTCGTCAGCTCGTGTCGTGAGATGTTGGGTTAAGTCCCGCAACGAGCGCAACCCTCGTTCGATGTTGCCAGCGCGTTATGGCGGGGACTCATCGAAGACTGCCGGGGTCAACTCGGAGGAAGGTGGGGATGACGTCAAGTCATCATGCCCCTTATGTCCAGGGCTTCACGCATGCTACAATGGCCGGTACAATGGGCTGCGATACCGTGAGGTGGAGCGAATCCCAAAAAGCCGGTCTCAGTTCGGATCGGGGTCTGCAACTCGACCCCGTGAAGTCGGAGTCGCTAGTAATCGCAGATCAGCAACGCTGCGGTGAATACGTTCCCGGGCCTTGTACACACCGCCCGTCACGTCACGAAAGTCGGCAACACCCGAAGCCGGTGGCCCAACCCTTGTGGAGGGAGCCGTCGAAGGTGGGGCTGGCGATTGGGACGAAGTCGTAACAAGGTAGCCGTACCGGAAGGTGCGGCTGGATCACCTCCTTTCTAAGGAGCACCATCCAGCGAAAGCTGGTATGGAGCCCGCGATCTGCGAATGTCAGGTCGGGGTGCTCATATGGCGGAGACACTGGTGAGTTTCTGTTGGGCAACGGCCTGAGATTCTAGTACGACCAGCTTCGGTTGGTAGGGAACGGGTTGATGGTGCGGCTTGGTGGGAATGATAAGCACCCTGTTGGGTCCTGAAGGAACAACCTGTGATGGGTTGGTTCTTCATGGCTGAGAAGCTGCCAGGCACGGCCTGGTGTGGCATACCGCTGAACGGTGTTCGGGCTGGTGTCGCACGGTGTGGGTTGTGGGTTGGTCGTTTGTTGAGAATTGCACAGTGGACGCGAGCATCTTTGTGGTCAAGTTGTCAAGGGCGAACGGTGGATGCCTTGGCACCAGGAGCCGATGAAGGACGTGGGAGGCCGCGATAGGCCTGGGGGAGCTGTCAACCAAGCTGTGATCCCAGGGTGTCCGAATGGGGAAACCTGGCATCAGTCATGTGATGTCACCTGCACCTGAACACATAGGGTGTATGGGGGGAACGCGGGGAAGTGAAACATCTCAGTACCCGTAGGAAGAGAAAACAAATAGTGATTCCGTGAGTAGTGGCGAGCGAAAGCGGATTGAGGCTAAACCGGTTGCGTGTGATACCTGTCAGGGGTTGCGTGGTCGGGGTTGTGGGACCCTGCGAAACGAGCTGACACTCGTTTGAGGAGTTACAAAGTTAGTGGCTAGTCGAACAGTCTGGAATGGCTGACCGTAGACGGTGATAGTCCGGTAGGTGAAAGTTGCTGACCTTCTGTGGGTGTTCCCGAGTAGCGGCGGACTCCTGAAATCTGCCGTGAATCTGCCAGGACCACCTGGTAAGCCTAAATACTTCCTGGTGACCGATAGCGGACGAGTACCGTGAGGGAATGGTGAAAAGTACCCCGGGAGGGGAGTGAAATAGTACCTGAAACCGTTCGCCTACAATCCGTCGGAGCCTTGCGGGGTGACGGCGTGCCTTTTGAAGAATGAGCCTGCGAGTTAGTGGCATGTGGCGAGGTTAACCCGTGTGGGGGAGCCGTAGCGAAAGCGAGTCTGAATAGGGCGCTGTAGTCGCATGCTCTAGACCCGAAGCGGAGTGATCTAGCCATGGGCAGGCTGAAGCGCGGGTAAGACCGCGTGGAGGGCCGAACCCACCAACGTTGAAAAGTTGGGGGATGACCTGTGGTTAGGGGTGAAAGGCCAATCAAACTCCGTGATAGCTGGTTCTCCCCGAAATGCATTTAGGTGCAGCGTCGCGTGTTTCTTGCCGGAGGTAGAGCACTGGATGGTCTAGGGGGCCCACAAGCTTACCGAAATCAGCCAAACTCCGAATGCCGGTAAGTGAGAGCGCGGCAGTGAGACTGCGGGGGATAAGCTTCGTAGTCGAGAGGGAAACAGCCCAGATCACCAGCTAAGGCCCCTAAGCGTGTGCTAAGTGGAAAAGGATGTGGGGTCGCATAGACAACCAGGAGGTTGGCTTAGAAGCAGCCACCCTTTAAAGAGTGCGTAATAGCTCACTGGTCAAGTGGTTCCGCGCCGACAATGTAGCGGGGCTCAAGCACACCGCCGAAGCTGTGGCATTCATACTTTACTTCGCGTGCCCTTGATGGTGCGTGCAGGTGTGTGGATGGGTAGGGGAGCGTCGTGCCGGGGGTGAAGCAGCGGGGTGACCCAGTTGTGGACGCGGCACGAGTGAGAATGCAGGCATGAGTAGCGAAAGAAGGGTGAGAAACCCTTCCGCCGGATGACCAAGGGTTCCAGGGCCAGGCTAATCCGCCCTGGGTGAGTCGGGACCTAAGGCGAGGCCGAGAGGCGTAGTCGATGGACAACGGGTTGATATTCCCGTACCCGCGAAAGAGCGTCCCTGATGAACCTCGTTGTGCTAACCACCCGAGCCTGGGGAGGTCTTCGGACCGAGCTGGGGGAGCGTGGGAACCTGGCGGGTAGTAGTCAAGCGATGGGGTGACGCAGGAAGGTAGCTGAGCCCGGCCGGTGGTGGTTGTGCCGGGGTAAGCGTGTAGGCCGTGTTGTAGGCAAATCCGCAACACATGGGGCTGAGACGTGATGCCGAGCCGATTCAGGTGAAGTCAGTGATCCTATGCTGCCGAGAAAAGCCTCTAGCGAGTTCTTAGCGGCCCGTACCCCAAACCGACACAGGTGGTCAGGTAGAGAATACCGAGGCGATCGGGCGAACTGTGGTTAAGGAACTCGGCAAATTGCCCCCGTAACTTAGGGAGAAGGGGGGCCGGAGACGTGAAGCCCCGCGCGGGTGGAGCGTTGTATGGCCGCAGAGAGCAGGGGGAAGCGACTGTTTACTAAAAACACAGGTCCATGCGAAGAAGTAATTCGATGTATATGGACTGACGCCTGCCCGGTGCTGGAACGTTAAGGGGACCTGTTAGCTCTTCGGGGCGAAGCGGAGAACTTAAGCGCCAGTAAACGGCGGTGGTAACTATAACCATCCTAAGGTAGCGAAATTCCTTGTCGGGTAAGTTCCGACCTGCACGAATGGCGTAACGACTTCCCCACTGTCTCAACCACAGGCCCGGCGAAATTGCAGTACGAGTAAAGATGCTCGTTACGCGCGGCAGGACGGAAAGACCCCGGGACCTTTACTATAGCTTGACATTGGTATCCGAATTAGCTTGTGTAGGATAGGTGGGAGCCGGTGAAGCTCATACGCCAGTATGGGTGGAGGCAATCTTGAAATACCACTCTGGTTGATTTGGGTATCTAACTTCGGACCGTTATCCGGTTCAGGGACAGTGTCTGGTGGGTAGTTTAACTGGGGCGGTTGCCTCCTAAAAGGTAACGGAGGCGCCCAAAGGTTCCCTCAGCCTGGTTGGCAATCAGGTGTTGAGTGCAAGTACACAAGGGAGCTTGACTGTGAGACTGACAGGTCGAGCAGGGACGAAAGTCGGGACTAGTGATCCGGCACTTGCGTGTGGAAGCGGTGTCGCTCAACGGATAAAAGGTACCCCGGGGATAACAGGCTGATCTTCCCCAAGAGTCCATATCGACGGGATGGTTTGGCACCTCGATGTCGGCTCGTCGCATCCTGGGGCTGTAGCAGGTCCCAAGGGTTGGGCTGTTCGCCCATTAAAGCGGTACGCGAGCTGGGTTTAGAACGTCGTGAGACAGTTCGGTCCCTATCCGCCGTGCGCGTAGGATACTTGAGAAGGGCTGTCCCTAGTACGAGAGGACCGGGACGGACGAACCTCTGGTGTGCCAGTTGTCCCGCCAGGGGCACGGCTGGTTAGCTACGTTCGGAAGGGATAACCGCTGAAAGCATCTAAGCGGGAAGCTCGCTTCAAGATGAGGTATCCCACCCTCTTTGGAGGGGTAAGGCCCCCAGCTAGACGACTGGGTTGATAGGCCGGAAATGTAAGCCCGGTAACGGGTTCAGTTGACCGGTACTAATAGGCCGAGGACTTGACTACAAAGATTCTTGCTCGCGTCCACTGTGCGATTCACGACAAACGAACATCCCGACCTCGAGTTGTGTGGGTGTTTGATAAGTCGATAGAGTTACGGCGGTCATGGCGGAGGGGAAACGCCCGGTCACATTCCGAACCCGGAAGCTAAGCCCTCCAGCGCCGATGGTACTGCACCCGGGAGGGTGTGGGAGAGTAGGACACCGCCGGACAATCTTCCAGTCGAGGGCCGCCCCACCGGGGTCGGCCCTCGACTGCGTAGCGCCAGTTGTGGCGCACTGAGGAAGGATGTACCTGTGAGTTCAGAATCGCAGGGCGGAGATCGTCCCCGTCGTTACGAAGACCGCGCCGACCGCTTTGGTGGGCGCGATGGATCGCCGCGTCGTGACGATCGCCCGCCCTACCGTGGCGACCGTGCCCCGCGTACCGGTGGCCAGGGTGCCGAGCGGGGCGGCCGGGACGGCGGCTACCGCGGCAACGACCGCCGTACGGGAGACTTCCGGTCCGGCCCGCGTGACGGTGACTCCCGTGAGCGTGGCGGTTTCCGCCGCGACGGGGACGGCCGTCCGGGTGGTCCGGGCGGTTTCCGCCGCGACGACGATCGGCGTCAGGGCGGTTTCCGTGGTGGCGATCGCCGTGAGGGTGGCGCACCACGAAGCGACCGCGGTGAGGGCTTCCGCCGCGACGACCGGGCTCCGGGCCGGGACGGTGGTTTCCGTGGTGGGCGCGACGGCGGTGGCTATGGCCGCGACGACCGGGCCCCGCGCGAGAG
Proteins encoded in this region:
- a CDS encoding hemolysin family protein; its protein translation is MQSYWSQLALVGVLVVLNALFAGSEMALVSLRESQVQRLERSSRSGRVLAKLAKDPNRFLATIQIGITLAGFLASAAAAVSLARPLVPLLGFLGGAAETVAIVLVTLALTFVTLVFGELAPKRVAMQRAERWALMVARPLDLLASFSRPAVWALGATSDLVVRLAGVDPKPQRDEISPDELRDIVAGNHGFTKEQQTIISGAVEIADRRLRAVLVPRLQVFCLDSGTTAEAARLVLAASGHSRAPVVRHGGLDDAVGVLHLRDLVGVPDDRPIDECARPPMLLPDSLPVVDALRQFKAERQHIALVVDERGAVDGIVTLEDILEEIVGEIYDETDRDVRAVRPEPDGTITLPGTFPVHDLTDIGVELPDRPEGDYTTIAGLLLACLGHIPTETGENVTIDGWRLEVAAIDHHAIAQVRLYPGQQPEPATTEPVLDAADR
- a CDS encoding PaaI family thioesterase produces the protein MNGGFVALLGLEFDEVTGDRVVLRWRVRPELHQPYGIQHGGVYCAVVETAASVGGAHWLGDRGQVVGVSNQTDFLRAVRDGELTAVGTPVHRGRSQQLWQVEITDTAGRLVSRGQVRLQNLSDR
- the tyrS gene encoding tyrosine--tRNA ligase yields the protein MTDSSLPPSGRDSLTDDLRWRGLIQDSTDPDELRTLLDSGTATYYVGFDPTAPSLHVGHLMQVVTARRLQLAGHRPLLLVGGATGQIGDPKESAERSLNPPEVVSGWVRRIHDQLAPFVSYTGENAARLVNNLDWTGEMSVVEFLRDVGKHFPVNRMLAREVVKARLETGISFTEFSYQLLQSNDFFELHRRYGCQLQFGGSDQWGNISAGVDYVRRRGAGPVQAFTTPLVTRSDGTKFGKTEGGAVWLDPAMTSPYAFYQFWVNVDDRDVGPYLRYFSFRSREELEELEKATAERPAARAAQRALAEELTTLVHGATEAAQAVAASQALFGRGSLDELAEETLRAALTEAGLAQLTELPDVAGLLRDSGLVPSLKEARRVIAEGGAYVNNNRVTEVDAVVGPEALLHGRFLVLRRGKRSFAGVELQR